The Bombus huntii isolate Logan2020A chromosome 1, iyBomHunt1.1, whole genome shotgun sequence genome contains a region encoding:
- the LOC126865627 gene encoding adrenodoxin-like protein 2, mitochondrial — protein sequence MALVNQLQKFSRSILGIASNYSKYTSNTTLPFLQATRGISTTQPLSEKQEVNITFVKASGERIKATGKVGDTILDIVVNNEIDLDGYGACEGTLTCSTCHLIFSKEVYDALPDKPTDEELDMLDLAYELTDTSRLGCQIVMSKELDGIEVRVPSTINDARA from the exons ATGGCGTTAGtaaatcaattacaaaaattttcgagatcaattctcggtattgcatcaaattattcaaaatatacaagCAACACAACGTTACCCTTTTTGCAGGCAACAAGAGGAATATCGACCACGCAACCACTTTCAGAAAAACAAGA agtAAATATAACGTTTGTTAAAGCAAGTGGAGAGAGAATCAAAGCAACAGGGAAAGTTGGAGATACTATATTAGACATAgtagtaaataatgaaattgatttagatggatatg gTGCTTGTGAAGGAACATTAACTTGTAGTACGTgccatttaatattttcgaaagaagtTTATGATGCACTTCCTGACAAACCAACAGATGAAGAATTAGACATGTTGGATTTAGCATATGAATTAACAGATAC gtCACGGCTAGGCTGTCAAATAGTAATGTCTAAGGAACTAGATGGAATTGAGGTAAGAGTTCCATCAACAATTAATGATGCAAGAGCATAA
- the LOC126865490 gene encoding dual specificity tyrosine-phosphorylation-regulated kinase 1A-like: MKTRSNKYLQKSSISRICAVGGFFISIPVFLTGMILYTFIQFHSTPAIVTSVFIGLGIVFCGCAMVHNVFVWQREKTNAVKALAREQCEAAVQLQRQQQLQQHQNQPQLQQQQQLRGPLTIHHAGCPTKVGPVTNQLNTSHATHGRAAQYQHYHHHHHHRHVSMSPPPLLLSSPAPIAATHNHLNVSGHRNVVTPPDTPADRSPPSPGNKLNRSQHLPREATGSVSPGLPAATLDLSSAATTNSPHELSTLV; this comes from the exons atgaagacaag gaGTAACAAGTACCTGCAAAAATCATCCATCAGCCGGATATGTGCTGTCGGAGggtttttcattagcattccCGTCTTTCTAACTG gtatgatattgtatacattcaTCCAGTTTCATTCGACGCCGGCAATCGTTACGTCGGTTTTCATAGGCCTTGGCATCGTGTTTTGTGGATGCGCAATGGTCCATAACGTCTTCGTGTGGCAGAGG GAGAAGACGAATGCCGTGAAGGCGTTAGCGCGCGAACAGTGCGAAGCGGCGGTACAGCTGCAGCGTCAGCAGCAGCTGCAACAGCACCAGAACCAGCCCCAgctacaacagcaacaacaactacGTGGCCCGTTAACCATCCACCATGCTGGCTGCCCAACGAAAGTCGGGCCCGTGACGAACCAACTAAATACCAGCCACGCAACGCACGGCCGAGCTGCACAGTACCAACActatcatcaccatcatcatcatcgacaCGTGTCAATGTCCCCACCGCCCTTGTTGCTCTCATCGCCAGCTCCGATCGCGGCGACGCACAATCATCTGAACGTGAGCGGACACAGAAACGTGGTTACGCCACCGGATACACCAGCAGATAGATCGCCACCGAGTCCTGGAAATAAGCTAAATAGATCGCAGCATTTGCCACGGGAAGCAACCGGCAGCGTCAGTCCTGGTCTTCCGGCTGCCACATTGGATCTAAGTAGCGCAGCAACCACCAATAGTCCGCATGAATTGTCCACGttagtttag
- the LOC126865603 gene encoding katanin p60 ATPase-containing subunit A-like 2, which translates to MNGDLSMQGSMNKIFYNLRKKEESRISERHRNILYLVCDYLEHNGNQWTSWKEKAKPNLKIRHRYIDISDVLFREARLSPEHRVCDNIDLEIIVAEYENYYKMKFQKYPILCKKITGREMTREVTNASKTSIETKAKSFSKQARSEPVKETNLQQKTIRIILISQ; encoded by the exons atgaacggtgatttatcgatgcaaggtagtatgaataagatattttataatctgcgaaaaaag gagGAGAGTCGTATTTCGGAACGTCATCGCAACATATTATACCTTGTATGTGATTATTTGGAACACAATGG aaatcagTGGACATCGTGGAAAGAGAAGGCGAaaccaaatttgaaaattcgacatcg GTATATAGACATTAGCGATGTATTATTCCGGGAAGCTCGTCTGTCTCCCGAACATCGGGTCTGCGACAACatcgatttggaaattatcgttgcagagtatgaaaattattacaagatgaaatttcaaaaatatcccatattgtgtaagaaaataactggaagggaaatgacgagggaagtgacaaatgcaagcaaaac AAGTATTGAGACAAAAGCCAAATCTTTTAGTAAACAAGCGAGAAGTGAGCCTGTGAAAGAGACGAATCTACAGCAGAAGA
- the LOC126865595 gene encoding vacuolar protein sorting-associated protein 4-like, whose translation MARFPHGKVFCCTAHLVQVLFELAYSHSPTIIFIDEIDWIATNKGDCILSEPAKRFRSELLSRLDGLVSNENSNVVLLATTNSPWGIDAALLRRLEKQIYVSLPNEVARLGIFKLYLSNHLLENTDIVNHIVKCTERYSCADIKLLCKQAWLLEISPIWRRLEKKETPVTTLKYELKSYEILAKLLKKMSPTVMQIDKYDTRNK comes from the exons ATGGCCCGTTTTCCCCATGGAAAGGTATTTTGCTGTACGGCCCACCTGGTACAG gttttatttgaacttgcctatagtcattcgcctacaattatttttatcgacgagattgACTGGATCGCCACAAATAAAGGAGACTGTATATTGTCTGAACCTGCAAAGAGATTCAGATCAGAACTTCTTTCTAGATTGGATGGATTAGTGTCTAATGAGAATTCTAATGTAGTTCTTCTGGCTACAACTAATTCCCCTTG gggcattgatgcagctttactcaggcgtctcgaaaagcaaatatacgtatcattacccaatgaagttgctcgacttggtatattcaaattataccttagcaaccacttattagaaaatacagatattgtaaaccacatagtaaaatgtactgaaagatattcttgtgcagatataaaattgctttgtaagcaagcgtggctactagaaataagcccgatatggaggagacttgaaaagaaagaaacacctgttaccactttgaaatatgaattaaaaagttatgaaatattagcaaaattgttaaaaaaaatgtcacctacagttatgcaaatagataaatatgatacgcggaacaaataa